In one window of Mercurialis annua linkage group LG4, ddMerAnnu1.2, whole genome shotgun sequence DNA:
- the LOC126678146 gene encoding ACT domain-containing protein ACR11: protein MAAPVAFSNLCLHSHPKHTPSSFTLHTARFTTLPFKQTTTCSTPSLWSYRTAIIPQASSAAILEDTVPTPKVIIDQDSDPDATVVEITFGDRLGALLDTMNALKNLGLNVTKANVYLDSSGKHNKFSITRADTGRKVEDPELLEAIRLTIINNLLEYHPESSSQLAMGVAFGVEPPKQLVDVDIATHITVYDDSPARSLLYVETVDYPGLLVDLVKNITDINVDVESGEFDTEGLLAKAKFHVSYKGKATIKPLQQVLANSLRYFLRRPTTEDASF from the exons ATGGCAGCGCCTGTGGCCTTCTCTAACCTATGTCTTCACTCCCACCCCAAACACACTCCTTCATCTTTCACTTTGCATACTGCTCGCTTCACCACTCTTCCTTTCAAACAAACCACTACTTGCAGCACCCCAAG CTTGTGGTCTTATAGGACCGCCATCATTCCCCAAGCATCATCCGCCGCAATCCTAGAGGACACCGTTCCAACTCCGAAAGTTATTATTGACCAAGACTCCGATCCTGATGCAACTGTCGTCGAGATAACATTTGGTGATCGTCTTGGTGCTCTTCTAGATACT ATGAACGCGCTTAAAAACCTTGGCCTCAATGTTACCAAGGCTAATGTCTATTTGGATTCGTCTGGGAAGCACAACAAATTTTCCATCACTAGAGC TGATACAGGTAGAAAAGTTGAAGATCCAGAGCTTCTTGAGGCTATTCGATTGACGATCATAAACAATCTGCTTGAGTATCACCCT GAATCAAGTTCCCAGTTAGCAATGGGAGTTGCCTTCGGTGTGGAGCCACCCAAGCAACTC GTTGATGTGGATATAGCAACTCACATAACTGTCTATGATGACAGTCCTGCTCGCAG CTTGCTTTATGTGGAGACAGTCGATTACCCTGGATTATTGGTTGATCTCGTAAAGAATATTACTGACATTAATGTAGATGTTGAGTCAGGAGAATTTGATACCGAG GGATTGTTGGCAAAGGCAAAGTTTCATGTTAGCTACAAGGGTAAAGCCACCATCAAGCCTCTTCAACAG GTTCTTGCTAATAGTTTGCGGTATTTCCTAAGACGGCCAACCACCGAGGACGCAAGTTTTTGA